The following is a genomic window from Opitutus sp. GAS368.
TAGATCTTGACGGGCTGATCGATGAAATCTCCAATATCGGCAAATGTTGCGATCTCAGCAAACTTCGCTTCCATTTGAGTTCTGGAAAATCCGAGGATCGCGCCATTCAGCATGACGTTTTCTCTCCCAGTAAATTCCGGATTAAAGCCACTTCCGAGTTCCAACAAGGCCGCGACTCTTCCGTTTACTTGCACCGTTCCTGAGGTTGGTTGGAGGGTTCCGGATATGATTTGCAGCAGCGTGGACTTGCCCGATCCATTACGGCCGATGATGCCGACACTTTCACCTTTCTTGACTGCAAAGGAAATGTCCTTGAGGGCCCAGAAGTCGCGATAGTAACCAGCTGCTATCTTTTGTAACCACTGTCTGGCCTTTCCAGGAAAAATAGTGGCCAGAGTTTCAAGCAAAGGCGCCATCAGGCGTGCGCCGGGCGACTCCCAGATTTGGTATATTTTGCTGACGCCTTGAACGGAAATGACTGGTTGTGGGGTCATGTCGTTCAATGGATTATCCCTGCAGTTTGGGGGGCGTTCGTAATTTCAAAAACGAGAAACACAGAGCCGGTCAAACGATTCATTCCGTAAGTGTTTCGGGAAACAGGTATTGTGGCGTCAAGGGGTGGCGCAGGCGAGGTCGTTCATTTGCAAGGAGGAAAGGTTGGCGCTGCGATGCAGGCTGGCAACCTCTACCTTGTGGCGCACAAAGCATTTAACTGCACCGGAAGCGGCTACATGTTGTAGCGTCGTGAAGCCTCAAGTGGAGGGATTGAATGAGCGGCTTGGCCAGAGTGGCATTGCTTCCCCAGGAGAGCTCGAAAGTCCAGAAGATAGCATCCGTGGATTGGGGTTGATCTGTCAGAGAACATCGGCGAAAGCCGGTTTTATCCGCTTGAAAGCGAGATGGCCAAGGTAACAGGCAGCGAACCCGGTCAGGTAGAGATAACCGAGGTGGTGGTAATTGAGGGGGCGCGCCCAGAGCGCGGCGTCGCGGGTGAGGTCGATGGCGAGCAGCAGTGGATTGAAGCGCAGGTAGGTCCAGGCGGTCGGGTATTTCTGGGCCGTGAAGAACACGGCGCTCGCCCACATCAGCGCCGTGGAGAGGAATTGCATAACCTGGCCGATGTCACGGAAGAACACCCCCAAGGCCGAGATCAGCCATGCTAGCCCCAGTCCTAACAGGACGAGCGGAAAAATAATGACCGGGAGCCACAGGATGCCCGCGGGGATGCCATGGCCAAAGAGCAGCAGACTCAGCAACGCGAGCCCGAGGCTGATCAGCAAGTGGAACAGCGCCCCGCCGACGTTCGCCGCAGGCAGAATCTCGAGAGGAAACACCACCTTCTTCACGAAATTGGGGTTGCCCACGATGATGCTGGAGGAGACGCCCAGCACCTCTGCGACGAAATGAAACAGCGTCAAGCCGAGGAAGATGCCCAGGGCGTAATCCAGACGGGTCTCGTTGGGGCTTACACCATATTTCCCGCCGAAGATGAAGCCGAAGACGAGCACGTAGAGGCCCAGCATTAGCAGCGGGTTGAGGATCGACCAGATGAGCCCGAGATGGCTGCCCTTGTGGCGCAATTCCACGTTGCGCAGCGTGAACTGCCAGAGCAGCTCGCGGTGCGTCCAGAGGTCGGCGGCAAAGGGCAGGAGGCGGCGAAGCATCGATTGATGCAAAAGCAGTTATAGGGTGGGAGCGGGAGCGCGAGAAAAGAAAAAACACCGGCGTGGTCGGGAGCCGGCCGGTCCCCGCCATGGCCCATCCGCCCGGACCCGACATGACAGGCCGGCAGGGTCAATCCACCATCGAATTCAGAGGGCAGGCGACAAATTTCCTGATTGCCAAGGCACTGCCTTTGCGGCGCCCTGTCCATTCTGCACCTCACTATGAAAACCCTCAGATTGTTCCTCGTGCTGCCGCTGCTGGCCGGTGAAATCCTGGCTGGAGAGACCGCGGCGGGCGGACCCGTTCTGCCGGAGAAAATCATCCCGCAACTGGAGCCGATCCTGGCGGCGGCGGTGCAGCAATCCCCGCGCATGCTCAACCGGGTGCTGGATCTCGAGATCGCCGAGAACAACCGGATCCAGGCCCGGGCCAACGTGCTGCCCAGCGTCGGCGGCTGGGCCAGCTACTACGACTCCCGCGACACCCGGGCCGATCTTACCGGGCCCCTGAATGTCATCAAGATCGCCTACAATCTCTCCGTCAACCAGCCCGTGTTCTATTGGGGCGAGCGTCGTAATAACGCCAAGATGGGTGAGATCCAGGCGAGCATCGCCAAGGGGCAATTTCAGGACGGCTACCGCGCCTTGGCCCAGACCCTGCGCGGGGACTACATGCGGCTGATCGTGCAGAAACTTTCCGTGAAGCGGGCGGTGGCCTACCAGGAATACACCAAGGACCAGCTGCAGAAAGAAGAGACCCGCCTGGCCCAGAAGGTGATTTCCGAGTTTCAGATCTTTCCGATCCGGCTGGCGGCGGAACAGGCGCAGATCGCCAGCGAACGGGCGCAATTCGACTTCGAGATGGCGAAGGTCTCATTCGCCCGGCTGTCCGGCCAGCCGCTCCTGGACGATGCGATTCCAGATACGATCCCGGTGGCCGCCTACGAGGCGGCCGTCTACGACCGCCAGCTGGCGGACTATCTTGGCCAGAAGGAACCGCCCACGATGGAGGCGGTTATCATGCGCAAGCAGCTGGAAAATGAAAAACTGAATTATTTAAACCAGACCACCCGGCTAAAGCCCAAATTCAACGCGGTGCTGGGGGCCAGCCAGGACCAGCAGAGCTATACCCTCAACGTGGCGCAGAAATACCGGGTCAACTCGCTCTTTGGCGGCGTCTCCGCCAGCTGGACGATCTTTGACGGCTTCTCCTCGCAGGCCGCCGTGCGCTCCGAGATCGCCCGGAAGCGGCAGATGGAAAACGATTACAAGGACCTGACCGAGCGGCTGGCCCAGCAGGCCCAGACGCAGGTCAAGCAGCTCAATTTTTCGGCCCGCAGCATGGTCATCACCGACCGCGCGATGGTCGCAAGCGAGGGCAATCTCAAGACCAAGCAAGATGAGTTTGCCCGGGGTGTCTGCTCCGAGGACGATGTGAGCTGGGCTCGGATCGCCCTGATGGATGCCCAGATCAACGCATACAACGGGCGCAGTGATTATCTTTACCGGATCGGCGACTTCCTCGGCACGGTCATGGCCGATCCGGTGGTGGCGAACGTCGCGGCGAACAAATGAGCCAGGTCAAATCAGCATCTCCGAACTGGTTCCTCCGGCTGGCGGTGGCGGCCGTCGTGGTGGCCGGCATCGCGTATGGCGTTTCCTACACCCTGCGCCCGGTGGCGCTGGTTGCGCCGGCGGTCACGGCCATCGCGGTGCGCACCGTGCCCGGCACCGTCGAGGTGAAGGCCGAGTTCGCCATCGAGCTCAAGAGCGAGGTGGGCGGCCGCGTCAGCGCGAGTTCGCTGGATGTGGGCAAGCGGGTCTACAAGAACGACACCCTGGTCCAGATTGACACCGGCGACGTCGACCTGGACATCGAGCGCATCAAGAACGAGATCACCGCGGCCAAG
Proteins encoded in this region:
- a CDS encoding ABC transporter permease, whose amino-acid sequence is MLRRLLPFAADLWTHRELLWQFTLRNVELRHKGSHLGLIWSILNPLLMLGLYVLVFGFIFGGKYGVSPNETRLDYALGIFLGLTLFHFVAEVLGVSSSIIVGNPNFVKKVVFPLEILPAANVGGALFHLLISLGLALLSLLLFGHGIPAGILWLPVIIFPLVLLGLGLAWLISALGVFFRDIGQVMQFLSTALMWASAVFFTAQKYPTAWTYLRFNPLLLAIDLTRDAALWARPLNYHHLGYLYLTGFAACYLGHLAFKRIKPAFADVL
- a CDS encoding TolC family protein translates to MKTLRLFLVLPLLAGEILAGETAAGGPVLPEKIIPQLEPILAAAVQQSPRMLNRVLDLEIAENNRIQARANVLPSVGGWASYYDSRDTRADLTGPLNVIKIAYNLSVNQPVFYWGERRNNAKMGEIQASIAKGQFQDGYRALAQTLRGDYMRLIVQKLSVKRAVAYQEYTKDQLQKEETRLAQKVISEFQIFPIRLAAEQAQIASERAQFDFEMAKVSFARLSGQPLLDDAIPDTIPVAAYEAAVYDRQLADYLGQKEPPTMEAVIMRKQLENEKLNYLNQTTRLKPKFNAVLGASQDQQSYTLNVAQKYRVNSLFGGVSASWTIFDGFSSQAAVRSEIARKRQMENDYKDLTERLAQQAQTQVKQLNFSARSMVITDRAMVASEGNLKTKQDEFARGVCSEDDVSWARIALMDAQINAYNGRSDYLYRIGDFLGTVMADPVVANVAANK